A stretch of DNA from Campylobacter gracilis:
CATCATAGAATAGGGCGTAAATTTTGCGATAAATTTCATTTAGGGAGCGGTTATGTTTAAGATCACGATGTTAGTAAAAAGGGCACCGGGTATCACGCAGCAGGAGTTTGTGGCACACTGGGCGGCGCATTCGCAAAAGGTTTTGGTTAATCAAAAGGGGCTAAATATCGTCCGCTATGCAAAAACTATGCCTATCTTTATCGAGGGACAGAGCACCAAGCGCGAGACGGCAGCGTTTAACTACGATGCGATGGGTGAGCTGTGGTATGAGAGCGTGCAAGCGTTTGCGGATGCGCGAAACAGCGAGGCGGCGCGAGCGGTGCTAGCGGAGCTGATGGCGGATGAGGCGAGGTTTTGCGATATGAAAAACTCCGTGATGTGGTTCGGCGAGGAGGAGGCTGTGATAGAGTTTGAGCACTAGGGAGCGCGGCTTGCAGCGAATAAATTTTGAAGTAAAGCTCTTTAAATGGATAGAATTCTGTGTGGCATTCTAGTTTTAAAATGGGTGGAATTTTACAGACTAGGCTTGCGCGGCTAAAATCGCAATCGCAGTCTACATAGATGAAATTTACATGCGCTATACAGATACTGCGCGGCCTAAATTATTTTAAGGCTCATATATCTAAGTGGTGTAGATCTAAGAAGCCTGGGTATTGGAGCCAAAACGCCTAAAGACGCATTACGCTTGCGATTTTGGCATAGGCAAGCCGATTTCTAAGATAAAATTTAAAGGCTGGCTGCGTAAAATTTTTTAAAATTTCTAAGCAGCAATGCGAAATTTTCAAAAATTTTCTATGGCGCGGCAAGATGCTTGTCGCGGGTTTGGTACGCGACAAAATATTTTACACATTAGAATGTCGCTCTGATAAATTACCATTGTAGAGTCCGTAGGTGTTTCAGACCTCAAGGATTAAATGTTTTTTTATAAAAACTGTAGGCGCCGTGGATGCCGCATAGACGGTGCGAGTAAAAATTGAGGCAAGCCAGCCATAAAAATAATCTTGCAATTAAAATTTTAATTTGTCTTTTTAAAATTCCGCTCAAAGCTCCGTTTAAAATTTTATTTAAAATTTTGCTTGGGATTTTGATAGAAATTTTGCAGGAATTTCGCCGTAAATTTCACAGCTATTATCAAAAATTAAAATTTTATCCCTCGCTTTTTGCTATAATTATTTTTAAAATTTAAAAGGAGCAAAAATGAAAATTTTAGCGTCGATTACCGCACTAATCGTAGCAGCCTACTTGCTCGCGCAGATATTTTTCCCGCAGGGGGTCTCGTTTGTCGGATGCGGCATCGGTAGGGCTAATTCGTGCGAAGACTATGGAACATATTTGCTTGAGGAGCGCGATTATGAGGCGGCAAAAAAGCCATTTGAAAAAGCTTGTGAAGCGGGGCTAGAAAATAGCTGTGCTATCGCGGGGGATTTATATTACGACGAGCAAAATTTATATAAAACTACGAAAGATAAGGGCAAGTCCGCGCGGTTTTATTCCAAAGCGTGCGAGCTGGGAGCCGCCAAAGCTTGCTACAACGCCGCGATAATCTCTTATAAAAATGCGGATAAGAAAAATACATTTGCGTTTTTTGCCAAATCATGCGATTTGGGACTAGGCGAGGGCTGCTTAAATGCTGCGGTCGCTAGCTACGAAGAAAAAGACTATCAGGGCGCTCTTAAGTTTTTCCTCAAATCTTGCGATGCTGCTTTGGCAGAGGGATGCCAAAGGGTCGGGCTAGCGTATTCAAAGAAGGAATTTGGCGAGCCGGATCTGGATAAAGCGATGATCTACTACGACAAGGCTTGCAAACTGGGGGCGGAGTTTAGCTGCAACGTAGTAGCTGCGATGAATAAAATAAATGCAAGCGAGGCTAATGCTACTAAATAGATGGCAGGGCTAGCTAGATAATACGGCGAGATCGAAATTAGTATAGAAATTTTGCGGAGCTTTATGGGATTTTATGAAATTTCGTGAAATTTTGTCTTTAAATTTTATTGCTGAGATTCCGCATATTGCGATAATGGCGATGGATAGCGATTTTAAAATTTCAGTATCTTGGAAGTTTAGAATTTAATCTATGCTGTGGATTTTATTGACAGAATTTTAACTTGTCATAGACTTATCCATCGCGATATAGGGATTTCATCATAATCATGGTGCTAAATTATATATCGTTGAAAGCGAAAAAATTGCGCAAACTAGCGAGTAGCTATGCAATCACAGCTGATATGGCAAAAATATCCGAAAAAGATCGCACGAGGTAATCAATCTGCGAAGTAAGCAAAATCAATTATCAAGTGGATGGAATCTATCAATAAACAAGTAAAATTATTCATCGCAAAGCAAGCAAAATCGATCTGTAAATGGGTAGATCAAGCTTGAAACTAACTCGAAGTGCCTGTAAATAAGCTAAATTGCAAGCAAGATAAATTTTAAGCAGAAATATTGTAAGAAAGTAAAATTTTAGATGGGGTAAGCGGGATAAATCGATTTCAAATCACCGTATAAGTTGGATGACGATCCTAATTTAAAGCCCCATTTTTCCGGGATTTAAGATGCCTTTTGGATCGAACGCCCTTTTGATCGCGCGAAATAGCTCCATCTCTGCTGCGCTAAAAGCTAGCGGCATAAATTCCGCCTTACTTAGCCCGATGCCGTGCTCGCCGCTGAGCGTACCGCCAAGACCAACTGCAGCTTTGAAAATTTCGGTGATTGCGTCATGTCCGCGTCGCACTTGAGCTTCATCTTTTTTGTCGGCGACCATGACGTTGGTGTGGACATTGCCGTCGCCCGTGTGCCCGAAACAGGGCACGCGCACGCCGTATTTATCGCCGATGCGCGCGATACGGCGCAGTAGCTCGGGCAGCTGCGAGCGCGGGACGGTGATGTCCTCATTTAGCTTAAGCGTGCCGTAGATATTGATCGCCTGCGAGCAGTTGCGTCTCGCAAACCAAATGCCCGCGCGCTCCTCTTCGCTTTCTGCGATGCGAAAGTCGCTCGCGCCGTTTTGAACGAAAATTTCTTTTATGAGTGCGAGCTCCTCCAAAAGCACTGCTTCTAAATTGCCGTCGGTTTCGCAGATCAAAATCGCGCCCGCATCCCTTGGCAAGCCTTTGTGAAATTTCTCCTCGACCGCGGCTATACACAGCGCGTCTAAAAATTCCATCGCCACGGGCGTGATACCGGCAGCCATCGTCTTATACACGGCATTCATTGCCGCATCTACGCTAGGAAAGACGCCCATCGCAGTCTTTTTAAGCTTTGGCATCGGGATTAGTTTGAGCGTGATTTCGGTGATGATGGCAAGCGCGCCTTCGCTTGCGATTAAAATTCCTGCCACGTTGAAGCCTGCGACATCTTTGATAGTGCGTTTGCCCGCTCGGATCACCTCTCCATTAGGCAGTACCGCACGCAGTGCCATTACGTAGTCTTTGGTGATGCCGTATTTTGCGGCGCGCATGCCACCGGAGTTTTCGGCGACATTGCCTCCTAGCGTGGAATAATCCTGGCTTGCGGGATCGGGCGGATAAAAAAGCCCGCGCACTGCAGCTGCTTTTTGCAGATCGATATTTATGCAGCCGGGTTGGACTACGGCGAGTAGATTTTGCATGTCGATTTCTAGAATTTTATTCATATGTTTTTCAAATGCCAAAATCACTCCACCGTTTGCGGCTAAAGATCCACCCGTAAAACCGCTACCTGCGCCTCTTGGAACTATGGGGATTAAATTTTCGTTGCAGAATTTTAAAATTTGACTGACATCGTCCTCACTTCGCGGGAAAAGCACGCCGTCCGGCAGGCAGCGTCTTTTCGTCGCGTCGTAGCAGTATGCCGTACGATGAGCCTCGTCAAAATAGGCATTATCCGCACCTAATAGATTTGTAAAAAACGCTTGCGCGGCACTATTCATCGCCGTCTAAGCCCAGCAAATAGCGGTAGTGCTTGTCGTAATCGCTGATCGGGCCGTTAGTAAAATCCCAAATGACGGTCTTTATCTCGCCCACGCGCGAGTAAAATGGCAGCTGATAATAAGCCACACTGCCGCTAGCAAACGTACGCAAAGGCTTGAAACTACCGCAGTCGGCAAATACGCCTTGTTTATCCATCGCGATAAAAATCAGTCCGGCGCTGTTTTGCGCGCAAATTTTACGAAAATCGTCGCGGCTGGGATTTGGCTTGTGGTTGTAGCTAAGATAGGCGCCGCCAAGATCTGGGTGGATAAAATTTATATTCGGAAAAGCCTTGATAACCTGCTCGTAAATTTCAGCGTTAGGTGCGACGATTATGGCGCGGTTATAGAGGAAATTTAAGATCACTTTATCGCCGCTTGAGGGTAAAATTTTAGGCAGTGGCAGCGCCTCTTGAGCTAACATATCAAAGACCTCAAATCGCACCTTCGCCTTGCCTGCGCTTTTTTGCGTCACGACTGCGCGCGCGATGATGGAGCTTGCGCCGCTACCGAAATTATGCATCACCACTCCGCTGCTACCTACGGCAATCGTAGGGCTATCTGTGATCTCGCCCGAACCATCCGCTACGCTAAGTAGGGCGGTTTCGTATCGCGGCATGTTAAATTCCGCCCCTGTCGCCGCGCTTAAAAATAGACCTAAAATAAGTAAAGCTTTTTTCAAAATTCTACTCCTGAATAAAATTTTGGCTAATTATACATAAAACTTTGAAATTAGCGATAAAATTCCGCGGTATTTACGAAATATAAGCGTTTTTTCGTTACAATCCCGCCTTAAAATAATATTTCAAAGCGGTTTTATATGACTAGAATTTTTATATTGCTTTTTCTGTGGATAGGCGTAGTTTTTGCGAACAACCCCAGCGTAGAGAAGTTTGCCTGGCCAGATGGCGTGAGTCTTCTGCAATTTATGGAAACTGCGGGCATCCCCGCATCTGTATATTACGACCTGGATAAAGAAGACCAAGAGCTTGCCGCTGAGGTGCGCGCGGGCGTGGAGTGTCAAATTTTACGTGATCCAGCAGGTCGCGTCTCCCAGCTGTTAATCCCCGTCAGTGAGGAGCTTCAGATCCACATATACCGCGATAAATTCGGCACTTTTAGATTCGTTTATACTCCGATAGTTTATGAGGAAAACAGCTACTCTTTAGGAATTCAGATCGAAAGCTCGCCCTATCAAGACATCATCAAAGCTACGGGCAATGCAGCTTTAGCGAATGAGTTTATGCTTGTTTTTAAAAACGAGGTAAATTTTAAAAAGCTGCAAAAGGGCGATAGGCTCGTGATTCTATACGAGCAAAAAACGCGCCTTGGCAAGCCTTTTGGCGGAGTAAATATCACCGCAGGAATGATCGAGGAAAATAAAAAGCCCAAATCGCTATATTTTTTCGACGATAAATACTATGACCGAAGCGGTAAAAAGGTCGAATCTTTTCTACTAATCACGCCGCTTGTTTATACTAGAATTTCATCCTATTTTACCCCTAAAAGATTTCATCCGATTTTAAAGCGATATCGCGCGCACTTAGGCGTGGATTATGCAGCTCCCAAAGGCACTAGGGTAAATGCAGCAGGGGCGGGCAAGATTAGCTTCGTAGGGCGTAAAAACGGCTACGGCAATACCGTCGAAATCAATCACGGAGGCGGTATTAGCACGCTTTATGCGCATCTTAGTGGCTTTGCTAGCGGCACAAAAGCAGGCGTTAGCGTCAAGCAAGGTCAGTTAATCGCCTACGTGGGCTCGACCGGGCTTAGTTCGGGACCGCATCTGCACTTCGGACTTTATAAAAATAAGCAGGCGATAGATCCGCTTAAGGTAGTCAAGATTGAAAAAACTAACGTCATAAGCGCTGAGGAACTTAAATTTAAAGCCCTCGTCAAAGATATGGACGCCAGAATGGCTGCGGCTAAAGACGGCTCGAAAAACCCTGCTAAATTTGAAAACTACGAGTCGCTTATCACGATAAATTAAGGCTGAAAATGGAAAATAAAGAGCAGCTGGACGACGTCGAGGAAGCCAAAGCGCTCCTTGATGCGCATCTGGACGATACGCTTGAGCATGAGCTAAGCGCCGCCGATCTTACGGAGCATTTAAAAACTCTAAAAAAGCATGACGAAGAAAAATACGTAGAATTCTTAAAAAAGCTAGATCCTGAGGATCTTGCTGATGCTGCGCTTGAGATGCCCGAGCATATGCTCGAAGATGTCATCGAAACTCTGCCTCACGAAAAGATCGTCAAAGCGATCGAGGAGCTCGAAAGCGACGATCAGGCGGAGCTTTTGCAAAACATCGGCGAAATCGACGAGGACAAGGCCGAGCAGATTTTCTACGGGCTTGATGAGGACGATCGCCACGATATTCTTACTATCTCCAAATATAGCGAAGATGAGGCGGGCGCGTATATGCAGACCGAGGTCTTTAGCGCCAGGCAGGATCAGACTCTGGGGCAGGCGGTCGAGATGTTGCGCGTTATGCGCGAAAAGGACGAGATCGAAAACGTCTTTCAGCTCTTCGTGCTCGATAAAAAGGGACATCTGCTTACTACCTTTTCGACGTCCGATCTGATTTTATATGATTTTTCGCTCACACTGGAGCAAATCTCACAAAAATTCGGCGCCGAAAATAAAATCCATTTCGCTACCGATACCGATAAGATCGACGACGTAATCAAGGATTTTGAGGAGTTCGACCTTAACGTCATCCCCGTTGTCGATGCTAACGGCGTGCTCATCGGGCGGATTACCGCCGATGATATCCACGATCTCATCCAAGAGCGCGCCACCGAGCAAATTTACAACCTCGCGGGCGTCGATGACGAAGCGGAGGATGATGAGACTACGATCTTTAAAGCAGGTCGCGCGCGCGCTGTGTGGCTAGCGGTAAATTTA
This window harbors:
- a CDS encoding peptidoglycan DD-metalloendopeptidase family protein, which codes for MTRIFILLFLWIGVVFANNPSVEKFAWPDGVSLLQFMETAGIPASVYYDLDKEDQELAAEVRAGVECQILRDPAGRVSQLLIPVSEELQIHIYRDKFGTFRFVYTPIVYEENSYSLGIQIESSPYQDIIKATGNAALANEFMLVFKNEVNFKKLQKGDRLVILYEQKTRLGKPFGGVNITAGMIEENKKPKSLYFFDDKYYDRSGKKVESFLLITPLVYTRISSYFTPKRFHPILKRYRAHLGVDYAAPKGTRVNAAGAGKISFVGRKNGYGNTVEINHGGGISTLYAHLSGFASGTKAGVSVKQGQLIAYVGSTGLSSGPHLHFGLYKNKQAIDPLKVVKIEKTNVISAEELKFKALVKDMDARMAAAKDGSKNPAKFENYESLITIN
- a CDS encoding EthD domain-containing protein; the encoded protein is MFKITMLVKRAPGITQQEFVAHWAAHSQKVLVNQKGLNIVRYAKTMPIFIEGQSTKRETAAFNYDAMGELWYESVQAFADARNSEAARAVLAELMADEARFCDMKNSVMWFGEEEAVIEFEH
- a CDS encoding FAD-linked oxidase C-terminal domain-containing protein; its protein translation is MNSAAQAFFTNLLGADNAYFDEAHRTAYCYDATKRRCLPDGVLFPRSEDDVSQILKFCNENLIPIVPRGAGSGFTGGSLAANGGVILAFEKHMNKILEIDMQNLLAVVQPGCINIDLQKAAAVRGLFYPPDPASQDYSTLGGNVAENSGGMRAAKYGITKDYVMALRAVLPNGEVIRAGKRTIKDVAGFNVAGILIASEGALAIITEITLKLIPMPKLKKTAMGVFPSVDAAMNAVYKTMAAGITPVAMEFLDALCIAAVEEKFHKGLPRDAGAILICETDGNLEAVLLEELALIKEIFVQNGASDFRIAESEEERAGIWFARRNCSQAINIYGTLKLNEDITVPRSQLPELLRRIARIGDKYGVRVPCFGHTGDGNVHTNVMVADKKDEAQVRRGHDAITEIFKAAVGLGGTLSGEHGIGLSKAEFMPLAFSAAEMELFRAIKRAFDPKGILNPGKMGL
- the mgtE gene encoding magnesium transporter; protein product: MENKEQLDDVEEAKALLDAHLDDTLEHELSAADLTEHLKTLKKHDEEKYVEFLKKLDPEDLADAALEMPEHMLEDVIETLPHEKIVKAIEELESDDQAELLQNIGEIDEDKAEQIFYGLDEDDRHDILTISKYSEDEAGAYMQTEVFSARQDQTLGQAVEMLRVMREKDEIENVFQLFVLDKKGHLLTTFSTSDLILYDFSLTLEQISQKFGAENKIHFATDTDKIDDVIKDFEEFDLNVIPVVDANGVLIGRITADDIHDLIQERATEQIYNLAGVDDEAEDDETTIFKAGRARAVWLAVNLCTAIVSSTIIGLFDATIEKLVALAVLMPIVASMGGNTGTQALTVTVRRLALGEIAFKDKKQVLFREITIAFINGLIFATLMGFVAYFWFGIKLLGLVIAMSMVLNLTLAGLFGAVIPITLKKLNIDPAVGSSVLLTTVTDIVGFFSFLGLATWILL
- a CDS encoding plasminogen-binding N-terminal domain-containing protein, coding for MKKALLILGLFLSAATGAEFNMPRYETALLSVADGSGEITDSPTIAVGSSGVVMHNFGSGASSIIARAVVTQKSAGKAKVRFEVFDMLAQEALPLPKILPSSGDKVILNFLYNRAIIVAPNAEIYEQVIKAFPNINFIHPDLGGAYLSYNHKPNPSRDDFRKICAQNSAGLIFIAMDKQGVFADCGSFKPLRTFASGSVAYYQLPFYSRVGEIKTVIWDFTNGPISDYDKHYRYLLGLDGDE
- a CDS encoding tetratricopeptide repeat protein, whose protein sequence is MKILASITALIVAAYLLAQIFFPQGVSFVGCGIGRANSCEDYGTYLLEERDYEAAKKPFEKACEAGLENSCAIAGDLYYDEQNLYKTTKDKGKSARFYSKACELGAAKACYNAAIISYKNADKKNTFAFFAKSCDLGLGEGCLNAAVASYEEKDYQGALKFFLKSCDAALAEGCQRVGLAYSKKEFGEPDLDKAMIYYDKACKLGAEFSCNVVAAMNKINASEANATK